Proteins encoded by one window of Blautia luti:
- a CDS encoding serine hydrolase domain-containing protein — protein sequence MAKEQIAVAELVLNMILGKTGGTRTDYFPQKPDFPFDAPYEQAFERATPESQGISSDLFAALLRELDASKDTEMHHFMALRHGKVICECNFAPYPKGMWHVTHSMCKSITGMAIGMLVEEGKLKLDENIYDIFSEHVNVLSKIFRPVVTVENLLTMTSGVTFNESGIVSGNDWLESFLNSPVNGKPGTEFQYNSLNTYVLSAIVTKRTGETLTEYLTPRLFEPLGITKYYWETCPKGITKGGWGLFICAEDMAKLGQLYLQKGNWKDQQLVSEYWVEISTARHQKTQNDTYGYGYQIWMEQRPGSFEYNGMLGQNVMIYPDIDMVLVTNAGNKELFQDCIMLNIIRKYFPADYHPAEVLPANPLSYGLLKRLCGELENGENMNQMLSESRASFMHRGWKRNAVSRIKNPGNKYSCRIFRPAVFPSGYHSFMQAVNGRTYVMEQQHIGIAPLFVQVFHNNMTDGISKVSFAYEAGIFYVSFTEGEVTHKLPVGFRKAENGCVDLHGEHYLVATLGEFTKDENHIPVLKLEITFIEECVKRKAHIFFHEDSEIEIRWNETPGRKMILEGLSSITEELSGNFLYHSLLGDNNITTELLHRLMEQTIEPVVQGKLEEKNAFPTE from the coding sequence ATGGCGAAAGAACAGATTGCAGTTGCAGAACTGGTTTTGAATATGATCCTTGGAAAAACTGGTGGTACACGGACAGATTATTTTCCACAGAAGCCGGATTTTCCATTTGATGCACCTTATGAGCAGGCATTTGAACGCGCAACACCGGAGAGCCAGGGGATTTCTTCAGATCTCTTTGCTGCACTTCTGCGGGAGTTGGATGCTTCGAAGGATACAGAAATGCATCACTTTATGGCACTGCGTCACGGTAAGGTGATCTGTGAATGTAACTTTGCTCCTTATCCGAAGGGAATGTGGCATGTCACACATTCCATGTGTAAAAGTATCACAGGTATGGCAATTGGTATGCTGGTTGAAGAGGGAAAATTAAAGCTTGATGAAAATATCTATGATATTTTTTCAGAACACGTAAATGTTCTGTCAAAAATCTTCCGTCCCGTTGTTACAGTAGAAAATCTGCTGACTATGACAAGCGGTGTAACCTTTAATGAGTCAGGTATCGTATCCGGAAATGACTGGCTTGAAAGTTTCCTGAATTCCCCGGTAAATGGGAAACCGGGGACTGAATTTCAGTACAATAGTCTGAATACGTATGTGCTGTCTGCAATTGTAACGAAACGCACAGGAGAAACTTTGACAGAGTATCTGACACCAAGGCTGTTTGAGCCACTTGGCATCACGAAATACTACTGGGAGACCTGTCCGAAAGGAATTACGAAGGGTGGATGGGGATTATTTATCTGTGCAGAAGATATGGCAAAGCTGGGTCAGCTTTATCTGCAGAAAGGAAACTGGAAAGATCAGCAGCTGGTATCTGAATACTGGGTGGAAATATCCACCGCAAGACATCAGAAAACACAGAATGATACCTATGGATACGGTTATCAGATTTGGATGGAACAGCGTCCGGGAAGTTTCGAATATAACGGAATGCTGGGACAGAATGTTATGATTTACCCAGATATCGACATGGTTCTTGTTACCAATGCGGGAAATAAAGAACTGTTTCAGGACTGTATTATGCTGAACATTATCCGCAAATATTTCCCGGCAGATTATCATCCGGCTGAGGTTTTACCTGCAAATCCACTCTCCTATGGTCTTCTGAAACGGTTATGCGGAGAACTGGAAAATGGAGAAAACATGAATCAGATGCTTTCTGAATCCAGAGCCTCTTTTATGCACAGAGGCTGGAAAAGAAACGCTGTTTCCAGAATAAAAAATCCTGGAAATAAATATAGCTGTCGTATTTTCAGACCAGCTGTTTTCCCATCCGGCTATCATAGTTTTATGCAGGCGGTAAACGGCAGAACTTACGTTATGGAACAACAGCACATTGGTATTGCACCACTGTTTGTTCAGGTGTTCCATAATAATATGACAGATGGAATTTCAAAAGTTTCTTTCGCATATGAAGCAGGAATTTTCTATGTTTCTTTTACTGAGGGCGAGGTGACCCATAAACTTCCTGTTGGATTCCGTAAAGCTGAGAATGGGTGTGTTGACCTGCATGGGGAGCATTATCTTGTAGCGACTCTGGGAGAATTTACAAAGGATGAAAATCATATTCCTGTGTTAAAACTGGAAATTACTTTTATTGAAGAATGTGTAAAACGAAAAGCACATATTTTCTTCCATGAAGATAGTGAAATTGAGATCAGATGGAACGAAACGCCGGGCAGGAAAATGATCCTGGAGGGACTTAGTTCCATTACAGAAGAACTGTCCGGAAATTTTCTGTATCATTCTCTTCTGGGGGATAATAATATCACAACAGAATTGCTGCACAGACTTATGGAACAGACGATTGAGCCGGTTGTACAGGGAAAATTGGAGGAAAAAAATGCATTTCCCACTGAATAA
- the eno gene encoding phosphopyruvate hydratase has product MMYLEIEKVIGREILDSRGNPTVEAEVYLMDGTVARGTAPSGASTGEFEALELRDGDKARYLGKGVQKAVENINTTINEAIEGLDAGDIYAVDAAMIAADGTKDKSKLGANAILAVSIACCRAAAASLEIPLYRFLGGVSGNRLPVPMMNIVNGGCHALSSGLDVQEFMIMPVGAPSFKECLRWCAEVFHALASILKERGLATSVGDEGGFAPALKSDEEAIETILEAVKKAGYEPGKDFKIAMDAASSEWKSEKGKGYYKLPKAGTEYTSEELIEHWAKLCEKYPIISIEDGLDEEDWEGWQKLTARLGDKVQLVGDDLFVTNTERLAKGISLGAGNAILIKLNQIGSVSETLEAIKMAHKAGYTAISSHRSGETADTTIADLAVALNTCQIKTGAPSRSERVAKYNQLLRIEEELGTSAVYPGMKAFNVKQD; this is encoded by the coding sequence ATCATGTACTTAGAAATTGAGAAAGTAATTGGAAGAGAAATTCTGGATTCCAGAGGAAACCCGACAGTAGAAGCAGAAGTATATCTGATGGATGGCACTGTTGCAAGAGGAACTGCTCCAAGCGGTGCATCTACAGGAGAATTCGAAGCTCTGGAATTAAGAGATGGAGATAAAGCTCGTTACCTTGGAAAAGGTGTGCAGAAAGCAGTAGAGAACATCAACACAACAATCAACGAAGCAATCGAAGGTCTTGATGCAGGCGATATCTATGCAGTAGATGCAGCTATGATTGCAGCAGACGGAACAAAAGACAAATCCAAACTTGGAGCAAATGCAATCCTTGCAGTATCTATCGCATGCTGCAGAGCAGCGGCAGCTTCTCTTGAAATTCCGCTGTATCGTTTCCTTGGCGGAGTATCCGGAAATCGTCTCCCTGTACCAATGATGAACATCGTAAACGGCGGATGCCATGCATTATCATCTGGTCTGGATGTACAGGAATTTATGATCATGCCAGTTGGGGCACCTTCCTTTAAAGAATGCTTAAGATGGTGTGCAGAAGTATTCCATGCACTTGCTTCTATCCTGAAAGAACGCGGACTTGCTACATCAGTAGGTGATGAGGGTGGTTTCGCACCTGCGCTGAAATCTGATGAAGAAGCAATCGAAACAATCCTTGAAGCCGTTAAGAAAGCCGGATATGAACCAGGCAAAGACTTCAAGATCGCTATGGACGCAGCTTCCTCCGAATGGAAGAGCGAAAAAGGCAAAGGATACTACAAACTTCCAAAAGCAGGAACAGAGTATACATCCGAAGAGCTTATCGAACACTGGGCTAAATTATGTGAGAAATATCCGATCATCTCCATTGAAGACGGTCTGGATGAAGAAGACTGGGAAGGATGGCAGAAACTCACTGCAAGACTTGGCGACAAAGTACAACTTGTTGGTGATGACCTGTTTGTTACAAATACAGAAAGACTTGCAAAAGGTATCAGCCTTGGCGCAGGGAATGCGATCCTCATCAAATTAAACCAGATCGGTTCCGTATCCGAAACACTGGAAGCAATCAAGATGGCTCACAAAGCAGGCTACACAGCAATCTCTTCACACCGTTCCGGTGAGACAGCGGATACAACAATCGCTGACCTTGCAGTAGCACTGAACACCTGCCAGATCAAGACAGGTGCACCAAGCAGATCCGAACGTGTTGCGAAGTACAACCAGCTCCTTCGCATTGAAGAAGAACTGGGCACAAGTGCTGTATATCCTGGAATGAAAGCATTCAACGTAAAACAGGACTAA
- a CDS encoding sporulation initiation factor Spo0A C-terminal domain-containing protein — protein MREKNIYEKIAEKYNTTPEEVRREMQIAIDAGFDNPDPAVQAEWKKVNLKGDRPTPEEVINYAVKQLKGN, from the coding sequence ATGAGAGAAAAAAATATTTATGAGAAAATTGCAGAAAAGTACAATACGACACCAGAAGAGGTGCGTCGGGAAATGCAGATAGCGATTGATGCTGGATTTGATAATCCAGATCCGGCTGTACAGGCAGAATGGAAGAAGGTAAATCTTAAAGGAGACAGACCTACACCGGAAGAAGTAATCAATTACGCAGTAAAACAATTAAAAGGAAATTAA
- a CDS encoding helix-turn-helix domain-containing protein: protein MDLKAVGQRIKAAREAKNLTQEELAALVNLSTTHVSVIERGLKVTKLDTFVAIANALDVSADALLIDVVTHSVTGVTNELSDMIGKLPKDEQKRILNAVRALVD from the coding sequence ATGGATTTAAAAGCGGTTGGTCAGCGAATCAAAGCAGCAAGAGAAGCAAAAAATCTTACACAGGAAGAACTGGCGGCGCTGGTAAATTTAAGTACAACACATGTCAGTGTGATAGAAAGAGGACTGAAAGTAACAAAGTTGGATACCTTTGTAGCAATTGCCAATGCACTTGATGTATCGGCTGATGCGCTACTGATAGATGTTGTGACACATTCTGTCACAGGTGTTACTAATGAATTATCTGATATGATAGGAAAATTGCCAAAGGACGAGCAGAAAAGAATTTTAAATGCGGTCAGAGCTTTGGTAGACTAA
- a CDS encoding PD-(D/E)XK nuclease family transposase: MDVAKEEIVKTEELETRYERYKGILKDLTIMSDVFMRNVFKKRECTEYVLQVIMNKKDLKVIDQVLQKDYKNLQGRSAILDCVARDSEGKQMDVEIQQDNEGASPKRARYHSGLMDMNTLNPGQDFDDLPETYVIFITRDDALGYGLPIYHIDRKIEEVSENFKDEAHIIYVNSKKQEDTELGRLMHDLHCKNAEDMHSKILADRVYELKKTQKGVDFMCREMEQIYSEGIESGELKKAKASALSMAADGMKVDKIAHYLNVSVQMVQKWIDESMSVAH; the protein is encoded by the coding sequence ATGGACGTGGCGAAAGAAGAAATCGTGAAAACAGAAGAATTGGAAACACGTTACGAAAGATACAAGGGTATCTTAAAAGACCTTACCATCATGAGCGATGTGTTTATGCGGAATGTATTCAAGAAACGGGAATGTACAGAATATGTTCTGCAGGTAATTATGAATAAAAAGGATCTGAAAGTGATTGATCAAGTTCTGCAGAAAGACTATAAGAATTTGCAGGGGCGTTCAGCTATTCTGGACTGTGTTGCCAGAGATTCTGAAGGCAAGCAGATGGATGTAGAAATCCAACAGGACAACGAAGGGGCATCTCCAAAAAGAGCAAGGTATCATAGTGGTCTGATGGATATGAACACATTAAATCCAGGACAGGATTTTGATGACCTTCCGGAAACCTACGTGATTTTTATCACCAGAGACGATGCGCTTGGATACGGACTTCCGATTTATCATATAGACAGGAAAATCGAAGAAGTCAGTGAGAATTTCAAGGATGAAGCTCATATTATCTATGTAAATTCTAAGAAACAAGAGGATACAGAATTAGGCAGACTGATGCATGATCTTCACTGTAAGAATGCAGAAGATATGCACAGTAAGATACTTGCTGACAGAGTATATGAATTGAAGAAAACACAGAAAGGGGTGGATTTCATGTGCCGTGAGATGGAACAGATTTATAGTGAAGGTATTGAAAGTGGTGAGCTGAAAAAAGCAAAAGCCTCAGCATTATCCATGGCTGCGGATGGAATGAAGGTTGATAAAATAGCCCACTATCTTAATGTGAGTGTTCAAATGGTGCAGAAATGGATTGATGAGAGCATGAGTGTTGCACATTAA
- a CDS encoding S24 family peptidase, whose translation MPMELFWIQVTTKAISKWETNAREPALHVFLTLCQLLDIEDIYESFFGENPYNIMNGLNEEGRNKLIEFADILKASKKFSPLSAKIIPFHHPVDITWEPVSAGTGNYLEDSVKETYDVGHLAPEQTDFGVRISGDSMEPLYHTGDVAWIQKKDSLANGEIGIFYLNGNTYIKELHDEPDGVYLISLNQKYRPIQVLESDAFKILGKVIGKCKGAEIPGFH comes from the coding sequence ATGCCAATGGAACTCTTCTGGATTCAGGTCACTACAAAAGCAATCTCCAAATGGGAGACCAATGCACGAGAACCAGCTTTACATGTTTTCCTGACACTTTGCCAGTTACTTGATATCGAAGATATATATGAATCCTTCTTTGGAGAAAACCCATATAACATTATGAATGGATTGAATGAAGAAGGCAGAAATAAATTGATTGAATTTGCTGATATTTTGAAAGCTTCTAAAAAGTTTTCTCCACTGTCTGCAAAGATTATCCCATTCCATCATCCTGTAGACATTACCTGGGAACCTGTTTCTGCTGGTACTGGAAATTATCTGGAAGATTCTGTAAAAGAAACCTACGACGTAGGACATCTTGCTCCTGAGCAGACGGACTTTGGTGTACGGATCTCCGGTGACAGTATGGAGCCACTTTATCATACAGGCGATGTTGCATGGATTCAGAAAAAAGATTCTCTTGCTAATGGTGAAATTGGAATCTTCTATCTCAACGGTAATACTTACATCAAGGAATTACACGATGAGCCAGATGGTGTTTATCTGATCTCTTTAAATCAAAAATATCGTCCTATCCAGGTTTTGGAATCTGACGCTTTTAAGATTTTGGGAAAAGTAATCGGGAAATGCAAAGGTGCAGAAATTCCGGGATTTCATTAG
- a CDS encoding helix-turn-helix transcriptional regulator — MALNNTLKDIREERNLIQADLAEAIGSCSQTIGRIERGERNPSLEIAIRLAHYLKVPVEDIFQVED; from the coding sequence ATGGCACTCAATAATACACTAAAAGATATTCGTGAAGAACGGAATCTCATTCAAGCAGATTTGGCTGAAGCCATAGGTTCCTGCAGCCAGACTATAGGCCGCATCGAACGTGGAGAACGTAATCCCTCTCTTGAGATTGCAATCCGGCTGGCACATTACCTGAAAGTGCCTGTAGAAGATATTTTTCAAGTTGAAGACTGA
- a CDS encoding flavodoxin family protein — MRKAIVYASVHHGNTEKLVKGIAEECQVDLIDAVKQPNADLNSYDMIGFASGIYFSKFHQSILGFAEKNLPDDKKIFLICTYGGSANYKSIERILDKKHASVVGKFGCKGYDTFGPFKLVGGIAKGHPNEEDMKNATDFVKGLH; from the coding sequence ATGAGAAAAGCGATCGTATATGCATCTGTACATCATGGAAATACAGAAAAATTAGTAAAGGGCATAGCAGAAGAGTGCCAGGTCGATTTGATTGATGCTGTAAAACAGCCAAATGCAGATCTGAACAGTTATGATATGATTGGATTTGCATCAGGAATCTATTTTTCAAAATTTCATCAGTCGATATTGGGATTTGCAGAGAAGAACCTACCGGATGACAAAAAGATATTTCTGATCTGTACTTATGGTGGAAGTGCGAATTACAAATCAATAGAGCGGATTTTGGATAAAAAACATGCCAGTGTGGTTGGAAAATTTGGCTGTAAAGGGTATGACACATTCGGACCATTTAAACTGGTTGGAGGTATTGCTAAAGGCCATCCGAATGAAGAAGATATGAAAAATGCAACGGATTTTGTAAAAGGATTACACTGA
- a CDS encoding MmcQ/YjbR family DNA-binding protein produces MKKEEIFEYVQKQYGTMPEYLWSKLPDSAVLRHKNGKWYAVIMTVEKSKLGLEENDLVDIMDVKCDPEMTSMIIQTYGFLPGHHMNKQHWITILLDGSVSEAKILDFLDMSYDLIDGAGRKENK; encoded by the coding sequence GTGAAGAAAGAAGAAATTTTTGAATATGTGCAGAAACAGTATGGCACAATGCCGGAATATTTATGGAGTAAACTACCGGACAGTGCAGTGCTCCGACATAAAAATGGGAAATGGTATGCAGTGATCATGACGGTTGAAAAATCGAAACTGGGATTAGAGGAAAATGATCTGGTTGACATCATGGATGTAAAGTGCGATCCAGAAATGACCAGCATGATTATTCAGACTTATGGATTTTTACCAGGACACCATATGAATAAACAGCACTGGATCACGATTTTACTGGATGGTTCAGTCAGTGAAGCAAAGATACTGGACTTTTTGGATATGAGTTATGACCTGATTGATGGAGCAGGCAGAAAGGAAAACAAATGA
- a CDS encoding relaxase/mobilization nuclease domain-containing protein, with translation MAYLKIFPIKVTDKKALDYITNPDKTDEKLLVSSFGCSPETADLEFAMTREHAKKNGMDKGDNLAFHLIQSFKPGETDAETAHRLGQQFADEVLKGKYEYVISTHVDKNHIHNHIIFNAASFVDHHKYVSNKRSYHKICRISNRICHENGLATSMPTGEKGKSYKENMEYHRGTSWKAKLRVAVDKAIWTSINYEEFLQKMQLAGYEVRQGKHLSFRAPAQENFTYMKSLGSYYSEENVRIRLAKNRSKVKTPKHLSREARLYINISTYVTTGNRERFERWAKLSNLKEAARTFNYLSENNLLNYEDFKQHVSDIDASVKTADQRIAQINSELSTQKIIQKHCDSYRLCRKVIEDCQSAKNPKAYRTKHQAEYQLHDSLKKELQYLGVTQIPSSNKIQKRIENLESEQAATVREKQELQKKQKTLEIIQQNFSTLLDAPEISSDLLPAKREPVSVTRDK, from the coding sequence ATGGCGTATCTTAAGATCTTCCCAATTAAAGTAACAGACAAGAAAGCTCTGGACTACATCACGAATCCAGATAAAACAGATGAAAAACTGTTAGTTTCCAGTTTTGGCTGTTCTCCTGAAACAGCTGATCTGGAATTTGCCATGACGAGAGAACATGCAAAAAAGAACGGAATGGATAAAGGCGATAATCTGGCATTTCACCTGATCCAGTCTTTTAAGCCTGGCGAAACAGATGCAGAAACCGCTCATCGCTTAGGACAACAATTTGCAGATGAAGTACTGAAAGGAAAATATGAATACGTGATCAGCACCCATGTTGATAAAAATCATATCCATAACCACATCATCTTTAATGCAGCAAGTTTTGTTGATCATCACAAATATGTTTCCAATAAGCGGAGCTACCATAAAATCTGCCGGATCAGTAATCGCATTTGCCATGAAAACGGACTTGCCACCAGTATGCCAACCGGAGAAAAAGGAAAAAGCTATAAAGAGAACATGGAATATCATCGTGGCACCAGTTGGAAAGCCAAGCTACGTGTTGCAGTTGATAAGGCAATCTGGACTTCCATTAACTATGAGGAATTTCTACAAAAAATGCAGTTAGCCGGATATGAAGTCCGCCAAGGAAAACATCTGTCCTTCCGTGCACCGGCGCAGGAGAATTTCACTTATATGAAATCTCTCGGAAGCTATTATTCAGAAGAAAATGTTCGCATTCGCCTGGCTAAAAATCGTAGCAAAGTGAAAACTCCAAAGCATCTATCCAGAGAAGCTCGCCTGTATATCAATATCTCCACGTATGTTACAACCGGCAATCGAGAAAGATTTGAACGTTGGGCAAAATTAAGTAATCTAAAAGAGGCAGCCCGCACCTTCAACTATCTTTCCGAAAATAACCTGCTGAATTATGAAGATTTCAAGCAGCACGTTTCCGATATTGATGCTTCTGTTAAAACGGCTGATCAGAGAATAGCACAAATCAACAGTGAGCTGAGCACACAGAAAATCATTCAGAAACACTGCGATTCTTACCGACTCTGCCGTAAAGTAATTGAAGATTGCCAATCTGCTAAAAATCCAAAAGCATACCGCACAAAACATCAGGCAGAATACCAGCTCCACGATTCACTAAAAAAAGAGCTTCAGTATCTCGGCGTTACCCAAATCCCAAGCTCTAATAAAATCCAGAAACGAATTGAAAATCTTGAATCTGAACAGGCTGCTACCGTCCGGGAAAAACAGGAATTACAGAAAAAACAAAAGACACTGGAAATCATTCAGCAAAATTTCTCTACACTGCTCGATGCTCCAGAGATCAGTTCAGACTTACTTCCGGCAAAAAGGGAACCTGTTTCTGTCACAAGAGATAAATAA
- a CDS encoding YaiI/YqxD family protein: MQIFVDADACPVVAIIEKIAKENSVPVTLLCDTNHVLSSAYSEVVVGAGADAVDYKLISICHKGDIVVSQDYGVAAMALGKGAYAIHQSGKWYTNDNIDQMLMERHLNKKARRSSRKCHIKGPKKRTAEDDERFIQSFEKMLLMAREKEGR, encoded by the coding sequence ATGCAAATATTTGTTGATGCAGATGCCTGCCCAGTGGTTGCGATCATTGAAAAGATTGCAAAAGAAAATAGTGTCCCAGTAACGTTGTTGTGTGATACGAATCATGTGCTGTCATCAGCTTATAGTGAAGTTGTTGTCGGTGCAGGAGCAGATGCAGTAGATTATAAACTGATCAGTATCTGCCATAAAGGAGATATTGTTGTATCACAGGACTACGGTGTAGCTGCAATGGCATTGGGAAAAGGTGCTTATGCTATTCATCAATCAGGTAAATGGTACACCAATGATAATATTGATCAGATGCTCATGGAACGTCACCTGAATAAAAAAGCTAGAAGAAGTTCCCGTAAATGCCATATCAAGGGACCGAAGAAGCGTACGGCGGAAGATGATGAAAGATTCATTCAGTCTTTTGAAAAAATGCTTTTGATGGCACGGGAGAAAGAAGGCAGATGA
- a CDS encoding SOS response-associated peptidase has protein sequence MCGRYYIDSDMADEIEKVVHDIDQRIWQEHFAGDIFPTNVAPIIEKSEHGLKLDVCKWGYPLSQGKNLVINARAESVMDKPSFQNGILYHRILIPASGFYEWNRLKEKNTFSRYDVPVLYMAGFCDWFENERRFVIMTTAANESMIKVHDRMPLILEKEQLKDWFDDKKMEQILHQVPVQLKREAEYEQQSLFL, from the coding sequence ATGTGTGGTAGATATTATATTGACTCTGATATGGCAGATGAAATCGAAAAAGTAGTGCATGATATAGACCAACGAATCTGGCAGGAACATTTTGCAGGAGATATCTTTCCAACTAATGTAGCACCGATTATTGAAAAATCAGAACATGGATTGAAACTGGATGTTTGCAAGTGGGGATATCCATTGTCACAAGGAAAGAATCTGGTTATAAATGCAAGAGCAGAATCTGTTATGGACAAACCTTCTTTTCAAAATGGAATCCTCTATCATCGCATTTTGATACCGGCAAGTGGGTTCTATGAATGGAATCGGTTAAAAGAGAAAAATACATTTTCCAGATATGATGTACCAGTATTGTATATGGCTGGCTTCTGTGATTGGTTCGAGAATGAACGACGATTTGTAATCATGACTACAGCAGCCAATGAATCTATGATAAAAGTGCATGACCGTATGCCGTTAATATTAGAAAAAGAGCAGTTGAAAGATTGGTTTGATGACAAGAAAATGGAACAGATTCTGCATCAGGTACCGGTTCAGCTAAAGCGAGAGGCAGAATACGAGCAGCAGAGCTTGTTCTTATAA